CTGGTCGGCTCGGCGAGGCGCCCCTTGTCGTTGAACGCCTGCGACACCGCCGCCGTCGACACACCGGCCGCGGCCGCCACCGCCTTGATGGTCGGCCGGCTTCCGGTACGGGCCTTGCTCACATCTTCACCGCCCCACTGACGAGTGCCTGCTGCATCCGCTTCTGGAGCACCGTATAGACGATCCACACCGGTACGAGGGTGAGGACGGTCCCCGCGGTCAGGACCCCGTAGTCCGTCCCGGTGATGGACTTCAGCGTGGGCAGCGCCACTTGGACCGTGCGCTGAGCGGGGTCAGGGCCGATGATCACGAGCGAGTACAGGTACTCGTTCCAGAACGTCAGGAAGTTCAGGAGCAGCACGGTCGCGATGCCGGGCAGGCACATCGGCGTGTACACGTGCCGGAGCACCGCGAAGGTCGAGGCGCCGTCCATACGGGCCGCCTCCTCCATCTCCCTGGGGACGGTCCGCATGAACTGGACCAGGATCACCACCGAGAGCGGCATCGCCGTGGCCGGCAGGAAAAGGATCATGAACGTGCGGGTGTGGAACAGGCCGGTGGCCGCGGCCAGCAGGAACGTCGGGAAGAGCGCCGCGAACGTCGGGATCAGGAACCCCAGCGAGAAGACACTCTCGACCACGGAGGCGAGCCGGCCCGTCGAGCGGGCCAGCGCGAACGCCGCCGGTATCGCGAGCGCGAGCGTCAGGACGAGCGAGAACACCGTCACCAGCGCCGAGTTGACGACCGCGAGCCCAAGGCCGGCGCTGTGGAAGGCGGTACTGAAGTTGCCGAGGCCGAACGACGACGGCAGCGCGAACGGACTGGCGAAGATCTCCTCGTTCGTCTTGAACGCCGAGGCGACGAAGTAGTACAGGGGGATGACCAGGAGCACCGCGTACAGCCAGACGAGGATGTGCGCGGGCAGCCAGGACCTGCCGAGGCGGCTGTGCTTGGCGGACTTCATGGCGACGGCTCCGATCAGTGGTTCTGGCGGAACGCGCGCCGGATGGCGAGCAGTCCGACGAGCCCGGCGAGGAAGAGGAAGACACCTACGGTCTGGCTGTAGCCGAGGTCGGCCGCGATGAACGCCTTCTGGTAGACGAGGAACGACAGCGTTGTCGACGAGCTGCCCGGGCCGCCCTGCGTCAGCAGCAGCACATGCTGCGCCGAGCCGAACAGCGTCCACAGGAACTGGAGCATCGTCACGACGCCCACATAGTCCTTGATCACCGGGAAGTGGATGCGCCACATGGTCCGCCAGTGCCCGGCTCCGTCGAGCTGTGCGGCCTCGCCCAGCTCGTCCGGCACACTGCCGAGCCGCGCCGCGAACAGCACCGCCGTGAACCCGATCCCGGCCCAGATGTCCAGCGCGATCAGAGACGCGAGGGCGGTCGAGGGCGAGGCGAGCCACGCGTCGGCGAGCGAGCCGAGACCGACCGCCTTCAGGCCGCCGTTGACCAGGCCGTCGGGGGAGAGGGCCGCGTAGAAGACCATGGCCTTCGCCGGGGTCGAGATCAGCCCGGGGATGAACAGCAGATACCGGATGGCCTTGTGGCCGGGCGGCTTCTGCGCGACGTAGTAGCCCAGCATGTACGCGCACACCACCATCACCGGGACGGCGACGACGAGCTGGATCGCCGTGTTGCTCACCGCGTCCCAGAACACCGGGTCGGCGAAGACCGTGCGCACGTTGTCGAACCCGGCGAACGACACCGGCTGCAGCATGCCCGGCCAGTGCAGCGCCGCCACCACGAAGATGGCGACCAGCGGGCCGACCATGAACACGAGGTACCAGACGAGCGCGGGCAGCGCGAGGATGGTGCCGCCCTGGCGGCGCGGCCGCCGGGCGGCGTCCGGGGAAGACGGGGTGGGGCGGCGGACCGCGGTCTCGCCCGCTGTCGACGTCATCGTCGTCATGAGCAACTCCCTTACCTATGAGGAGAGATGGGGGCGGGCGGTCAGACGCCGCGGTACGCGGCCTCGAGTACCGAGCGGACCCTGGCCGCGCTCGTGCCGCGCGTGAAGGACGTACTCGTCGCCGTGATCAGCGGCTGTGTCGCGGCCGGCGGGACGAACAGGTCGGGCAGCAGGACCTGGCCCACATCGCCGCCGAGCCCCTGCGCCGCCGCCACCAGCGGGAAGTCCGAGCTGACCGTGTCGGACCGCAGCGCCATGTCGCGCCCGGCCTCCTCGATGAAGCGGGAGACGGTGTCCGCGCGGTACATGAACCGCAGGAACTTCTCGACGGCGTCGATCTTCTTCGTGCCGTTCGGGCTGATCCAGAAGCCGATCAGCGTGTACGTGCGCAGGATCGTCGGCTTGTCGTGTGCGGCCCCTGGCGCCAGCGGCCAGCCACCCACGTCCGTGTGGCGTGCCACCGGCTCCGGAACCTTCGCGAGCGCCGACGACATCGCCGACTGCATCGCCGCGGCCTGCGTGTTGAACTGCGTGGTCATCGAATCCGAGGTGAGGCCCTGGGCCTTGTCGGCAAACACCCCGGCGTCGCGCAGCTCGACGAAGTAGTCGATGCCCTGTCGTGCGCCCCGGCTGCCGAAGTCCCCGGTCGCGTAGACGTGCCTGGCCTCGTCCTCGGTCAGGAACGTCTGGATGATCTGCGCGAGCAGCTTCTGCCCGGTCCAGTCGTTGCCGCCGACGGTCACCGGCGCGATGTTCTTCCTGCGCAACTTCCGTGCGGCGGCGATGAGCTGGTCCCCGGTGGCGGGGATCTCGCCGACCCCCGCCTTGTCGAGGAGCGCCCGGTTGAAGGCGACCGGCCAGTTCGTGGCGAAGTACGGGAACGCGCGCAGCCGTCCCTTGCCGTCGGTCCACGCGTCCAGGGCCACGGGCAGCACGCGCTCGCGCAGCCCCCAGTCGTCCAGGTAGCCCTTCACGTCCACGGTGGCGCCGACATCGGTCCAGGCCAGCGTCTTGTCGTAGAGGTTCACCATGACGACGTCCGGCTCCTTGCGGGCCAGTCGCGAGGTCTCGTAGACCTGTGAGAGGTCGTCGCCGTTGACGAGGTTGCGCACCTTGAGGCCGGTCTCCTTGCGGAACCGGTCCAGGGCCGAGAGATAGGTGGGGGAGCCGGGGGCCGTGGTGCCGAGCTGGCTGTGCACCACGAGCGTGTCGGGGTCGTCGTCGGCAGCGGCGAGGGCGGAGCAGCCGGACAGGGCGGAAGCGGCGGCGAGCGCGCCACCGGCGGCGAGGAATCCGCGCCGACTCATCGTCGAGGGCACAGAGGGCACAGCGGTATGTCTCCAACCGGGAGTGGTTAATCGATATACCTGTGGGAGGTGCGAGCACCGTAAGGGGCGGCAGGGGAACGGTCAACCCCCCGTTGCGCAGGGTGAAACGGGGCCGCCGCAGGCCGGTGCATACCCGGAGGAGAGGGCCCGTATCAGGCCTGTTCGGCCCGGAATGCCGCCGGTGTCACGCCCGTGTGCTGCTGGAAGTACTTCGAGAAGTTCGCCGAGTCGCCGATGCCGACGGCCACGCCGATGCGGCCCACCGGCAGGTCCGTGTGGGCGAGCAGGCGCTTCGCCTCCAGGGTCACCCGGCGGTCGATGAACGCCTTCGGGGTCTGGCCCGTCGCCGCCCGCACCGCGCGGACGAGGGTGCGCCGGGAGTAGCCGAGCTCGTCTGCGTACGCGCTCACGCTG
The DNA window shown above is from Streptomyces sp. NBC_01445 and carries:
- a CDS encoding carbohydrate ABC transporter permease produces the protein MKSAKHSRLGRSWLPAHILVWLYAVLLVIPLYYFVASAFKTNEEIFASPFALPSSFGLGNFSTAFHSAGLGLAVVNSALVTVFSLVLTLALAIPAAFALARSTGRLASVVESVFSLGFLIPTFAALFPTFLLAAATGLFHTRTFMILFLPATAMPLSVVILVQFMRTVPREMEEAARMDGASTFAVLRHVYTPMCLPGIATVLLLNFLTFWNEYLYSLVIIGPDPAQRTVQVALPTLKSITGTDYGVLTAGTVLTLVPVWIVYTVLQKRMQQALVSGAVKM
- a CDS encoding carbohydrate ABC transporter permease gives rise to the protein MTTMTSTAGETAVRRPTPSSPDAARRPRRQGGTILALPALVWYLVFMVGPLVAIFVVAALHWPGMLQPVSFAGFDNVRTVFADPVFWDAVSNTAIQLVVAVPVMVVCAYMLGYYVAQKPPGHKAIRYLLFIPGLISTPAKAMVFYAALSPDGLVNGGLKAVGLGSLADAWLASPSTALASLIALDIWAGIGFTAVLFAARLGSVPDELGEAAQLDGAGHWRTMWRIHFPVIKDYVGVVTMLQFLWTLFGSAQHVLLLTQGGPGSSSTTLSFLVYQKAFIAADLGYSQTVGVFLFLAGLVGLLAIRRAFRQNH
- a CDS encoding ABC transporter substrate-binding protein, producing the protein MPSTMSRRGFLAAGGALAAASALSGCSALAAADDDPDTLVVHSQLGTTAPGSPTYLSALDRFRKETGLKVRNLVNGDDLSQVYETSRLARKEPDVVMVNLYDKTLAWTDVGATVDVKGYLDDWGLRERVLPVALDAWTDGKGRLRAFPYFATNWPVAFNRALLDKAGVGEIPATGDQLIAAARKLRRKNIAPVTVGGNDWTGQKLLAQIIQTFLTEDEARHVYATGDFGSRGARQGIDYFVELRDAGVFADKAQGLTSDSMTTQFNTQAAAMQSAMSSALAKVPEPVARHTDVGGWPLAPGAAHDKPTILRTYTLIGFWISPNGTKKIDAVEKFLRFMYRADTVSRFIEEAGRDMALRSDTVSSDFPLVAAAQGLGGDVGQVLLPDLFVPPAATQPLITATSTSFTRGTSAARVRSVLEAAYRGV